In the Rhizobium sp. SSA_523 genome, ACCACGGCTTACGGTGTCTATTCGATCGAAAGCCTCGCCGCCTACGAGGCCTATCGCGGCCGGCTCTCGCAGGATCCGCTGGGGCGGGAGAATTACGCCTTCGCCAGCCGCGAGCGCTTCATCCTGAAGGAGGATCGAATCTTCCTGCGCAACGTATCGCTGCCGCATGGCCCGGGAGTGGCGACATGATCGCCGTCATCTTCGAAGTCGTGCCCTATATGGGCCAGCGTCACCGCTATCTCGACCTTGCCGGAGAGCTGCGCCGGGAGCTGGAGACGATCGACGGCTTCATATCGATCGAACGCTTCGAAAGCCTCACCCTGCGCGGCAAGCTCCTGTCGCTGTCCTTCTGGCGCGACGAGGAGGCGGTGAAGGCCTGGCGCAATGCCGAAGCCCATCGGGCCGCGCAAAGGGAAGGGCGCCGCGAGGTCTTCGCCGATTATCGCCTGCGTATCGGCCTTGTGCTGCGCGATTACGGCATGTTCGAACGCGCTGAGGCGCCGGTGGATGGAGGGGAGGCAGAGCTCGCATCTTAAGCTTCGCCGATTTCCAACTGGATTGCCGCGATGGCCACGCCCAGTTTCGGCAATTCATCCATGATCACACCCCAGATGATCGGCTCGGACAGGCCGTAATATTCGTGCCTCAGGATATTGCCGATACCCCGGATTTTCGACCAGGGAATGTCGGGGTGCCGGTTCTGCAGATCTTCTGGTATCCGCCGGCTGGCTTCGGAGATGATCTCGATGGCGCGTTCGGCGCCCATCTTCAGAAGGAAGTCGGACTGATAATCGGCAAACGTCTTCCCCGCAACCGCCGCTTCGAGCATTCGGATCGTAGAGCTTATGTCATACAGGAAATGGCGGATGTCTCTGACCATCAGAAGATCTGCTCGGCGGAGGCGACGATCTTATCCTTCAGGATGGGATGCAGGCTGTCGCGCGTCGTCACGTCCACATCCGTCCGCAACTCTTCCTCAAGAAACAGCTTGATGCCGACGAGATCGAGCGCATTGAATCGTGACTTCGGATCATAATCGATGAACAGGTCGAGATCGCTCGTCTCCTTGGCCTCGTCCCGAACCACCGAACCGAACAGGTAAAGCGAAGTCGCGCCGAGTGCGCGGATGGCGTCGGCCCTCTCTGTCAGCTGTCTGATCGCATCGGCTTTTCGCATGGCGCCAATCTAGCGAAAAGCCGCGCGTCTTGCCATCGCGAATATTTCGCACAGGTTTCGCCAGCTCTTCAGCCTTTGGTAACCAAACTAGGTAACCATAACAGTCTGTAAATGTACTAGAGTCAGCGTTCAGCGAGTATCAGATGGCATCCGTTCTTCCGCTTAAGGATCTGAAGGCCCAGGCCAAGGCTCAGGTTCGTCCCGACACCTGGCTGAATACCATCATCAAGGGCGATTGCGTTGCCGCCCTCGACGCGCTTCCTGATCAGTCGGTCGACGTGATCTTTGCCGACCCACCCTATAATCTCCAGCTCGGCGGCATGCTGCACCGGCCGGACCAGTCGGTCGTCGACGCGGTCAACGACGATTGGGACCAGTTCGAAAGCTTCCAGGCCTATGACGCCTTCACCCGGGCCTGGCTTCTGGCCTGCCGCCGCGTGCTGAAGCCGAATGGCACGATCTGGGTCATCGGCTCCTATCACAATATTTTCCGCGTCGGTTCCGTGCTGCAGGATCTCTCCTTCTGGATCCTCAACGATGTCGTCTGGCGCAAGACCAATCCCATGCCCAATTTCAAGGGGCGCCGCTTCCAGAACGCGCATGAGACCCTGATCTGGGCGAGCCGCGATGCGAAGGCCAAATCCTACACCTTCAATTACGATGCGCTGAAGGCCTCCAACGACGACGTGCAGATGCGCTCCGACTGGCTGTTTCCCATCTGCTCGGGCCATGAGCGGCTGAAGGATGAGGACGGCAGGAAGGCGCATCCGACCCAGAAGCCCGAGGCGCTTCTGGCGCGCATCATCATGGCATCCACCAAGCCGGGCGATGTCATTCTGGATCCCTTCTTCGGATCGGGAACGACGGGCGCCGTTGCCAAACGGCTTGGCCGCAATTTCGTCGGCATCGAACGCGAGCAGGATTATATCGACGCCGCCTCCACCCGCATCGCCGCCGTCGAACCGCTCGGCAAGGTTGAACTGACCGTGCTCTCCGGCAAGAAGGCCGAACCGCGCGTCGCCTTCAACACGCTGGTCGAAAGCGGTCTGGTCAAGCCCGGCCAGGTGCTGAGCGATGCCAAGCGCCGCGTCAGTGCCATCATCCGTGCCGATGGAACCCTGGTCTGCGGCGGCGAGGCAGGATCGATCCACCGGGTGGGCGCCAAGGTTCAGGGTTTTGATACCTGCAATGGCTGGACCTTCTGGCATTATGAGGATGAAGGCGCCCTGAAGCCGATCGATGCGCTGCGCACGCTCGTCCGGAAGGACATGGCCGCGCTCGACTGAGCTGGCGTCCTTCGCCTTCGGCACGCCCTGTCAACGGCTTCGGCTGGCTCTTGCGATCCACCGCCATGCCAGCATTCGGCCTTTTCGGTCATGTACTCCAGTCCCGAGACGGCCGAAGCGCCCGGACCTTTATGAAAGGTGCCGGGCGCTGCCTTGTTCTATGCCCTGCCTTGCCTTGCCGCCTTGCCTTGCCTTGCCGCCTTGCCTTGCGTGGCCGGCTTGCTGTCACTTTTCGCCAGACCCGCACCTCTGCTATGAAGGCCCTATCGGGAGGAAAGCAGCAAACGCCGCGCCAGCCGGCGTCACCGGTGGGAATGAGCCGCACCGGCCGAGGCAGAGGCTCTGCTCCCGATCAGGAGTGACTGCATGTGGTGGATACCATTAAGCATCACGCTGACGATATGGAAAACCCGCACGAGCTGGCGAACTAGCGTGCGGGTGACATTCCGTATCTAAGCGAAACGGGTCGGGAGTCCTACCTCTCGACCCACTCCTGCATTATAGCAGATCGATGTTCGGTTTCAACATCACTGCCTTGCGCCCGTTTCAGACGGAAAAGCCGTAGTCAGCAAAATCGGCCCGAAGCCTCGCCGCATCAAAAAATTGCACCGTCTGCCAGCCGGCCTTCCTGGCGCCTTCGACATTGGCCGCGGTATCGTCGATGAACAGCGTGCGTGACGGCTCGAGACCAAAGGTCCTGGCATGCAGCCGGTAGATCTCGACATCCGGCTTGATCAGCTTGACCTCGCCGGAAACGGTGATGCCGCGCGATCGGTTGAGGAAGGGATAGAGTTTGCGGGCATGCACGAATGTATCGGCGGCAAAATTGGTCAGCATGGTCACATCCAGCCCCTGGTCGATCAGGCTCTCGAAGATCGCGACGCTGTCATCATAGGCATAGGGCACCATTTCGGGCCAGAACTTGCGGAAGGAACGAACGCGCTCCTCCTGTCCGGGAAAGGTCTTGATCAGTTCCGCTTCGGCCTCAGCCCAGTCGCGCCCGCGATCCTGCTCCAGGTTCCAGTCATGCGTGCAGACCGTGTCGAAGAATTGCTGGCGCTCCTGGTCGTCGGGGATGAGACGGCGGAAGGGCAGCGTCGGGTCGTAATGGATCAGAACCTTGCCGATATCGAAGACGATGTGGTCGATCTTCGCGCTCATGATATCTTCCTCTTCCACTCGTAAAATAAGGCTTTTCGTTCGTTTAAATCGATTTGAATGCGTTAGGAAGGGCTTGGGAGACGACTTTTTTCATCACCGTCGGCAAAGCCTGCTCGGACAGGGTCTCGACCTTGGCCCAGAAGCCTTCCGGCTGCTCGGCGGCATCGGGTCTTGCAGGCACGGCCGCGCGGAACACGGCCAGCCGCAGCTCGAAATGCGTGAAGACATGGGTCACCACCCCGCAGGCCTGCCAGTCGGCGGGGAAGGGGGCATGGTCTGCCGTGCTGCCGCCATCCAGCCGTGCGGTCCAGCCGGTGGTTGGCACTTCCGTCATGCCGCCGAGCAGGCCGGAATCCGGCCGGCGGCGCAGGAAGACCTCGCCATCCGCCGTTACCGCCACGAAAGCCGCGCCCTGGCGCACCGGCTTTTCCTTTTTTGCCGCCTTGACGGGAAACCGCTCCGGATCATCCTGCCGGAGCGCCAGACAGTCGTCGCGAAGGGGACAGAGCGCGCAGGCCGGCCGCTTGGGCGTGCAGATCGTGGCGCCGAGATCCATCATGGCTTGCGCAAAATCGCCGGGGCGCGTCTCGGGCGTGATCATGCGCAGCTTCGCCTTCATCTGCGGCTTGGAGCCCGGCAAGGGCGCATCGATGGCATAGAGGCGTGAAATCACCCGCTCGACATTGCCGTCCATCACCGCGGCCGGCCGGTCGAAGGCGATGGCCGCGACGGCGGCGGCGGTATAGTCGCCGATGCCGGGCAGGGCCCTCAAGCCCTCCTCCGTATCGGGAAAGACGCCGCCATGCTGTTCGGCAACCGCTTCGGCGCATTTCTTCAGATTGCGGGCACGGGCATAATAGCCAAGGCCCGCCCAGGCGGCCATGACATCCTCCACCGGCGCGGCCGCCAGATCCTGGATGCGCGGCCATCGGCTGCGGAATTTCTCGAAATAGGACTTGACCGCCTGCACGGTTGTCTGCTGGAGCATCACTTCCGAGAGCCAGACATGGTAGGGGTCTGCCTGCCGGCCTTTCGCTCTCTCCTGCGGCGTCACCCGCCAGGGAAGCTCCCGGCGATGACGGTCGTACCAGGAAAGCAGGGTCTCGGAGAGGCGGGCTTGTGTCTGTGCAGGCATCGGATCGGGACAACAGGTCATGTTCGGCCAAAGTGATAGAGCGCGATGACGTTGAAGCCAATGGCACACGAGATGGAATTGCCGGTCCTCCTCATTAATATCGAACGCGCTGCGGCACGGCGCGCTTTGATCGAAGGCCAGGCGGCCGAACTCGGCATCCGCCTGGAGCGGGTGGCGGGGGTGGACGGAAGCCTGGTTCCCCGTGAGGATTGGCAGGATGTGGATCTCGATCTCTTCCGCCGCCGCAACGGCCGGCCGATGATGGCTGGCGAATACGGCTGCTATCGCAGTCACATCAATGCCTTTCGCCAGCTGATCGACAGCGGCCGCAAGGCGGCCCTCGTCATCGAGGACGATGTGGCGCTCACCCGGGATCTGATGGAACGCGCCGCCGCCATCGCCGCCATGGCGCCGGATGATTGCGTGGTGAAACTCGTCAATCACCGCACGGTCGCCTTTCAGCACCGGTTCACCAGCGCCAGGGGCGACCGCATCGGCGTGTCACGATTTGGACCGCAGGGTTCATCCGCCTGCTATCTGCTGACCGAAAAGGCGGCCCGCCGGCTGATCGAGGCAATG is a window encoding:
- a CDS encoding NIPSNAP family protein, with the translated sequence MITCFIRYEIDPFKHSQFADYARAWGQAIPRCGADLIGYFAPHEGSATTAYGVYSIESLAAYEAYRGRLSQDPLGRENYAFASRERFILKEDRIFLRNVSLPHGPGVAT
- a CDS encoding antibiotic biosynthesis monooxygenase, with product MIAVIFEVVPYMGQRHRYLDLAGELRRELETIDGFISIERFESLTLRGKLLSLSFWRDEEAVKAWRNAEAHRAAQREGRREVFADYRLRIGLVLRDYGMFERAEAPVDGGEAELAS
- a CDS encoding HepT-like ribonuclease domain-containing protein; the encoded protein is MVRDIRHFLYDISSTIRMLEAAVAGKTFADYQSDFLLKMGAERAIEIISEASRRIPEDLQNRHPDIPWSKIRGIGNILRHEYYGLSEPIIWGVIMDELPKLGVAIAAIQLEIGEA
- a CDS encoding nucleotidyltransferase family protein gives rise to the protein MRKADAIRQLTERADAIRALGATSLYLFGSVVRDEAKETSDLDLFIDYDPKSRFNALDLVGIKLFLEEELRTDVDVTTRDSLHPILKDKIVASAEQIF
- a CDS encoding site-specific DNA-methyltransferase, encoding MASVLPLKDLKAQAKAQVRPDTWLNTIIKGDCVAALDALPDQSVDVIFADPPYNLQLGGMLHRPDQSVVDAVNDDWDQFESFQAYDAFTRAWLLACRRVLKPNGTIWVIGSYHNIFRVGSVLQDLSFWILNDVVWRKTNPMPNFKGRRFQNAHETLIWASRDAKAKSYTFNYDALKASNDDVQMRSDWLFPICSGHERLKDEDGRKAHPTQKPEALLARIIMASTKPGDVILDPFFGSGTTGAVAKRLGRNFVGIEREQDYIDAASTRIAAVEPLGKVELTVLSGKKAEPRVAFNTLVESGLVKPGQVLSDAKRRVSAIIRADGTLVCGGEAGSIHRVGAKVQGFDTCNGWTFWHYEDEGALKPIDALRTLVRKDMAALD
- a CDS encoding HAD family phosphatase; translated protein: MSAKIDHIVFDIGKVLIHYDPTLPFRRLIPDDQERQQFFDTVCTHDWNLEQDRGRDWAEAEAELIKTFPGQEERVRSFRKFWPEMVPYAYDDSVAIFESLIDQGLDVTMLTNFAADTFVHARKLYPFLNRSRGITVSGEVKLIKPDVEIYRLHARTFGLEPSRTLFIDDTAANVEGARKAGWQTVQFFDAARLRADFADYGFSV
- the mutY gene encoding A/G-specific adenine glycosylase gives rise to the protein MPAQTQARLSETLLSWYDRHRRELPWRVTPQERAKGRQADPYHVWLSEVMLQQTTVQAVKSYFEKFRSRWPRIQDLAAAPVEDVMAAWAGLGYYARARNLKKCAEAVAEQHGGVFPDTEEGLRALPGIGDYTAAAVAAIAFDRPAAVMDGNVERVISRLYAIDAPLPGSKPQMKAKLRMITPETRPGDFAQAMMDLGATICTPKRPACALCPLRDDCLALRQDDPERFPVKAAKKEKPVRQGAAFVAVTADGEVFLRRRPDSGLLGGMTEVPTTGWTARLDGGSTADHAPFPADWQACGVVTHVFTHFELRLAVFRAAVPARPDAAEQPEGFWAKVETLSEQALPTVMKKVVSQALPNAFKSI
- a CDS encoding glycosyltransferase family 25 protein → MTLKPMAHEMELPVLLINIERAAARRALIEGQAAELGIRLERVAGVDGSLVPREDWQDVDLDLFRRRNGRPMMAGEYGCYRSHINAFRQLIDSGRKAALVIEDDVALTRDLMERAAAIAAMAPDDCVVKLVNHRTVAFQHRFTSARGDRIGVSRFGPQGSSACYLLTEKAARRLIEAMLPQSLPLDSALERSWQHGVPVLTAERNLIDFGALRSETLIASRADYRDQKLRGWKKMPTHLFRIQEAARRFAESIRQR